GCCATGGCGGATGGACGCGCCCGAGGAGCCGCCTCTGGCCGCGCAGGAGCCTGCTGGCGCGAGCGGTCGACTCTGGGGCCAGGCGGGTATCCCTCCAGCGGAGCCCACCTCGCCGCTGCCGCTGTCCGCTGTGTGGGCACAGGTGCTGGATGCGATGCGCCCCACCACCGAGCGTGCGGTGTTCCGGGCGGTGCTGGAGCAAACGAGCCTCGTTCGGCTCGATGGGGGGATGGCCGTGGTGGCGGTTCCAACAGCGGCGGTGATGCAGGGACTAGAGGCGCGTTTCACGCGGCCGTTGCGCGAGGCCTTGCAGGCACATGCGGGGCAGGGGATCACCGCGCTGCGGGTGATCATACGGCGCTGAGCCAGCAGATGCCGCCGCTGGCGTAGCTCACGCCTGCTCAGGGTCTGGCTCGATCACCTGCGGGCTGCGCTGAAGGTCTCGGCCCTAGTAGCCAGGCAGCGCCTACGGTTTTCTGCGCCGCGCCGATCTTTGCGATATAGGTTAGGGTTAAGGTTAGGTTATGAGTCCTTTGTGGTACAATATATTCGCTATACGAACCATCTCCTCCTCCTTTTCTGCTCCTCGATAGCACACCCTCGGTGTCGTGTATTACGCTGCTGAACATGGGCGATCCGCAGCCTGGCGGGATCGGGCGTTGCTTGCCCGACGCCCGATCGGATTTCCTGCGTTGATCGCCCTCGCTTGGTTCTGTTGTTGCAAAGGAGTGCTTTCGGGAATGACCACACCATCTGCTGATTACGTGACCCGCCCCGCTACCGCGCCGCGCCTGCGCGCCCCGCGCGACCACAGCGAGACGCTGCTGATGCTGACTGCCGAGCTGCACGTGCAGCGGATCGCCGCGCTGGGCACCCTGCCGCGCATCCACCAGGCCGGGCTGAAGGTGTTCTCGCAGCACGATGACGACGGCATCATCCAATACCTCATCCAGCGGTTGGAGGTGCCGCGCTCGTTCATCGAGTTTGGCGTCGAGGACTACGAGGAGGCCAACACGCGCTTCCTGCTGCTGCGCGACGGCTCTTGGCGCGGGCTGCTGCTCGATGGCGACCCCGCCAACATCGACTACATTCGCTATGGCGAGGTCTACTGGCGCTACGACCTGACCGCCGTTGCCGCCTTCGTGACCCGCGAGAACATCAACGACCTGATCGCCGCCAACGGCTTTGCCGGCGAGGTGGGCATCCTGAGCATCGATCTGGATGGCGTGGACTACTGGGTGTGGGAGGCGCTCACGGTGGTCGACCCGGTGATCGTGATCGTGGAGTACAACAGCGTGTTCGGCTGCGATGCGGCCATCACGGTGCCGTACCACCCGCAGTTCCAGCGCACCGCGGCGCACCACAGCAACCTGTACTTCGGCGCGTCGCTGCCCGCGCTGGCGCACCTGGCCGCGCGCAAAGGCTACGCGCTCATCGGCTCGAACAGCGCGGGCAACAACGCCTACTTTGTGCGCCGCGACCGCCTAGGGCCGCTCACTGCGCTCACAGCGGCGGAGGGCTACATCCGTTCGGTCGCCCGCGAGTCGATCGACCCCAGCGGCGTGCCGACCTTCCTGAGCGGCGACGACCGCCTGCGCGCGATCGCCGACATGCCTGCGGTCGACGTGATTACCAGCGAGCTGCGGCTCGTGGGTGCCCCTGCGCTGGACGCTGAGGATGCGGGATGATGTATCAACCTCAACCTCCCTGGCCGCGGCGGCAGTTTCTTCGTACGCTGGTCTTGCTGGGAGGGCTGACCGCATGTCAGCCCTCCCAGCCACCCGCACCCGTGACGCTTATTCGTCCGCGAACGCTGGCACAGACCCCCTCCCTCCCGCCTCCGCACGATCCGGTCGTGCTCAGTGTTACGGGCCGCATTGGGGTGACGAATCGTGCGGATCGGCTCGATCTTGACCTCACCACGCTGGAGCAGCTCGCGCTGTATGCCTATACCACCTATGATGCGGGAATCCGTCGCCGCGCGGCCTACCAGGGTGTGCTGTTGTCTGATGTCCTGCAGCTCGCTGGAATGGCCGCTGACGCGACGACGCTGCAAGCCTCCGCGCTGAACGACTATGTGACCGATATTCCGCTGACCGCCCTCCAGTGGCCCGTCATGCTCGCAACCTTCCGAGATGGCCAGCGCATGCCCATCGCTGAGAAGGGCCCGATTGAGATTGTCTTCCCCGCAGATTCATTCGCGATCGATCCGGCAGTGTGGGACCCCAAGTGGGTATGGATGCTCCGAACGCTGGATGTACGCTAGGATAGGTTTGTCTCGATGAAGATAGGTATTCGTATTGGGCTAGTGGTGGCTATCGCTCTGACAGGGATCGGCCTAGCGGTAACAGCCGTGCATGATCTCGCGGCGCAGCGGGCACTGTATCAGTTTGAGCAGGGTATCTGGGCCCCCGTGGAGGCTGAGCGCCAGTTTCTCCTCCTCCAAAGTACGGTCCAAGCCCTGGAGGCAGATCCTGGCGCGGTCGATCTCAGCACCTATACGCTGCGGCGAGATGTGAGTTTGGGCTACCTCTCGGCGCTTGTCACCTTTACCCAGGGCAACCCGACCTTTGATACCGCGCAGCTCGCGCTGGTGGATGGCCTCCAGGCAGATGTCCAGACCTACCGTCGGTTGGATGCGGGTGGTCTCCCTGATCCGGCGCGGGCGCGCCAACTGACGCAGGTCATGGATGATGCCGTGCGCACCAGCCACGAGCTGGTCAATATCCGGCGGCAGATCGGCGAGGCCGCAAGCGTACGGATTATGCAGACGATGCAGACGGCGCTCATGATCCAAGTGGCGATCGTGGTGCTGCTGCTTATCGGTTGTGTGTGGGTGGTGTGGGCGACCCATCAGGCGCTGATGAAGGATCTCGCCCTCGTGTCGCATGAGAAGTCTGCGGCAGAGACGATGAACCAGCAGCTTCGCGCGTTTCTGATGCAGGCGGAGGAGCTGGCGATCGAGCAGGAGCGCGTGCGGGTTGCTCGGGAGATCCATGATGGGCTTGGCCACCATCTCAATAATATCAAGATCCATAGCAGCGTTGCCCACCATGCGTTTGACCATGATAGCGCGATGGCGCGCTCCGCGCTGGCGATGGTGAAAGCCGAGGTCACGCAGGCTTACCGCGAGCTGCGGCGCGCGATCGATATTCTCGTTTCTGAGAAGCCGTTTTTGGGGACACTTGAAGATCTGCTGGCGCAGCCATTGCGTGACTGCGAGCTGAATGGCGTCCACGCAGAGCTGCGCGTCTCGGGTATTCCACGCACGCTTGCGGATCAGACCAAACATGCGCTCTATCGGATCGCGCAGGAGGCGCTCAACAATGTCCGCCGCCATGCGCACGCGGCGAATGCCTCGATCTGGATTGATTACCGCGACCAGATGGTCCAGCTGCTGATCGAAGATGATGGGGTGGGGCTTGCCCCATCGGCGGCCCAGCACATCGGCCATGGCCTGCATAATCTCCACGAGCGTGCGCTATTTGTCGGCGGGAAGACGGCGATTGAGACAGCGGCGGGCAAGGGCGTTCGGGTGATGGTGGAGGTTCCAGGATGAGCGATCGCATCTCTGTGCTGCTCGTTGATGATCATGCGCTCTTTCGCAGCGGCCTCCGCAGCCTCCTCCAGTTCTATGAGGATATAGTTGTGGTAGGCGAGGCCAGCCATGGGGATGCGGCCCTCGCCTGTCTTCCCTCCCTCGCACCAGCGGTGATCTTGATGGACGTTGATATGCCCGGATCGGGTGGGATTGCGGCGACCGCTACTATCCGCGTTTCCTTCCCGACATGTCGGGTGCTGCTGCTGTCGGGGCATCGGCGCTTTGCGGTTGCGGGCCTTCAGGCGGGTGCTCGGGGATATGTGCTGAAGGATGCGGATGAGGACATAATTATCCATGCCATCCGTACGGTCCACGCCGGCGGGGTGTATCTCCAGCCAGATATTCAGATGACCGTGGCTGATGGTCTTCAGGATGGCGGGGCGTGGGTGCTCTCTGATCGAGAGGTGGCGATCCTGCGTCTGCTTGCCTCCGGCGAGGGGAGCCGCGCCATTGGCGATGCGCTTGGTCTCAGTGAGCATCGGATCAAACAGTGCATCGGTACGATCCTGGAGAAGCTGGGAGCGCGTGATCGTGCGCATGCGGTGGCGATCGCGCTGCGTGCGGGGCGCATCTAGGCGGCGCACGTGCGGGTGTGCTAGCTAAACGTATAGTAAAAACTACATGATCGTGACTTCCCCCCATGATCATCGGTCCTGTATCCTATTCCTACGGTTGCTGCTGCCGCGTTCGCTGGCTCGGTCGTGACCTTCGGTCCGTGGCTGATCCAGTGAAAGGGGGCGCTCGGCGGTATGCTCCGCAGTGTGCGTGCATGCGCTGCAAGGAAAAGGATACCTACGGTGGACCGCCAACGTTCTGCCCTCATGACTACCCCTCCGCTGGACGCCGTTGCCGATGACCAGCAACGGCTTACGCTTGGACAGGCGCTGCTCGGCGCAGAGCGCACCGGTCAGCTTTCCCCTGCTGCCTGGCCGCTCCTTCGCGATATCCTCCTTGCCTCAAACGATCCGGCAGTGCTCGCGCTGGTGGCCTTGCTGCGGGCGTGGATGCAGGCCCGCCAGATGGTGATGACGGCGTACCAAGATCTTGAGGGCGGTATGGCAGCGGTTACTGCTGCCCAGGATACACCGCACATACTGGCTGATGCTGCTGCCCAGCTCTCCATGCGTGCGGATGAGCTGGCCGCCCGCGCACGTCAGCTCGCTGATTTGGAGCGCGAGCGACGATGATCCCCCTCCGCTGCACCCTTCCCCTCTTCCTGGTCGTCAGTCTTCCGTGGTTTTCACCGCCCCACGCCAGCCCGCCGCTTCCTGTGGCCGCCCGTGTCGTCGCGCCTGGTCAGGTGGTGGTCTCGGACACCCAGCTCCAGGCAGCGGGCTGGTCGCTGCCGCTCGATCGCGCGCGCGTCACGCTCACACGCCAGGGTACGACCCTGCCGCTCACCGACATCGGCGACGGCTTCGCGTGGGTGGCCCCGCAGGCGGGCACGGCCTGGCTGTCGCTCGCGGACGTCCCGGCCCCGCGCCAGGCGCTGCCCGCGCGGCTGCCCACGCCGCTCACCTGGTCGCCCGCTGCGCGGTATGACCGTCACACCCAGACGGCGGCGGGCGGGAGCTGGTGGGCGGGCGAGCTGCGCGGGGATGCGGCGCTGAGTGCCACGCTCATGCTGGACACCGCCATTCCAGCGGGCACGCCGCTCCGGGTGCAGGTGCGGGCCACGGCGGCGGGCAGCCACGCGGTGGCGGTGGCGGTGGACGGCCAGCCGCTGCCCACGCTGCGCTGGAGCGATGCTACCCCCCAGGTCGTGACCCACACCCTGACGCTGGGGGCGCACGCGGCGGGGCCGCTGCGGCTCGACCTCGCGCAGGCGGTGGCGGGCGATACGGTCCTGGTGGCGTCAGTGACGTTGCCCACGGTCTTCCCACTGGCCCCGGCGCTCCCTACGCCCTCCCTGCGCCCTGCGGTCAGGGTGCCTGCCGACGCCGCCCAGGCGGATTTGCTCATCCTGTCCCACGCCGACTTTCTCCCCGCGCTCGCGCCCCTGATCGCCGCCCACGCCCAGCGCGGCGAGCGGGCGGTGGCCGTGGATGTGCAGGCGGCCTATGACGCGTATGGTGCGGGCGATCCCGCCCCGGATGCGATCCGCGCGCTGATCCGTGCGCTCCAGCCCCGCGCGGTCCTGCTGGTCGGGGCCGGGTCGGTGGCCACGGGCGCGGCGGCGGACGCGCGGCCCACGTTCATTCCGCCTTACTTGGTGGTGCTGCCGTTCGATGGCGAGACCGCCTGCGATAGCTGCTATGGCCGCCTCGCGGCGGGGGATGTGCGCGCCCAGGTGGTGCCCGACATCCCCGTCGGGCGGCTGCCGGTGCGCACGCTGGCCGAGGCCGAGGCGGTGGTGGCCAAGACCGCCGCCGCCATCACCGCCGCACCGGCGGGGAGCTGGCAGACCCGCGCGCTGGTGGTGGCCGACAACGATCTGGCGGCAGATGGCACGCCCGACCCCGCCGGGCCGTTCAGCGCGACGGTGGCCGCCGCTCTGGCGGCGCTGCCGCGCGGGATGACGGCCACGACGCTGGTCTATGCGCCGGATCAGGCCCAGGCCAGCGTCATGTGGGAGCCGGATGTGGCGCGGCTGCGCTGTCGGATGTTCCGGGCCTTGGACGGCGGGCGTGCGAGCGACACCGCCTGCGCGCCGAATGCGGCAGATGCGCGCGGGGTGGCGCTGTGGGTGTATGTGGGCCACGGCTCGCCCTGGCAGTGGGGCGCGACCGAGGCGGGGGCGGCCACGCCGTACCTCTGGTATCTCTACGACGCCGACGCGCGGCGGAACGGGGCGCAGCTGCCGATCCTGCTGGGCATGACCTGTCTGAGTGGGGATTTCGCCAACCCGGTGCTGGAGACGACCGACGAGCGGCTGGTGCTGCGGCCCTCGGGCGGGGTGCTGGCGGCGTTGAGCAGCACCGGGGAGGGTGTGAACACGGGCCACCAGGCCCTGCTGCCTGCGGTGGTGGGGCAGCTCTACGCGCCGACGGGCGACCGCAGCCTGGGGGCGGCGCTCCTGGCGGGGCTGCGCGCCCTGGGGGTGGGGCACGCGGATCAGGCGTATACGTTCGGCATCCTGGGCGACCCGCTGGTGGGGGTGCCGTGGGTGCCGCAGGGGACGGCGTATCTGCCGCTGGTGACGCGATGACGGGCATGCAGACACAGCTTGCGCTGGTAACGCAGCGGCCAGGGATGAAGGCGCGCTACGCGGCGGCGGGCGTGGCGGTGGCGGTGTACCCGGTGCAGGAGGGCGGCCACTGGCCGCGCATCCCGGATGAGTTGCCGATCGTGCTGGATACGGTGGGGATGCCGCCGGAGCTGCTGATCCAGTTGCTGGCCTGGGTGCCGGACACGCTGGTGGTGATCGCCGTGCCGGAGGCCTTGCTGACGCTGCGGCTGCTGGCGATGAGCCAGGATGTGCAGCTGGTGTTGCCGGATGACCCCAACGCGCTGCGGCAGTGTCAGCGCGTTGTGCCGAATCTTATTCCAGGTGGTCAAATGGGCTGGATGATCCCGCCGCCGCTGGCGCTGGCCCCGCAGCCGGATCGGCTGCGGGTGCTGGCTGCGCTGCGGGTGCTGGCCGCGCTGCGTGAGGCGCAGACCATGCAGGCGGCAGCGAAAAGGAGAGGTGTGTCCAAGGCAACGTTGAGTCGGCAGCTGGCCGCGCTGCGTGCGGCGCTGGGTTTGCCGCCGGGCCGGGAGAAGCGTGATCGTCCGTCGGTGCATGCGGCGCAGATTCTGGAGTGGCTGGCGCAGGGGTGCGAGCGTGAGCTGGCGGCGTAGGAGGTGGGGCGATGTGTCTGATGTGGTGCCATGTGCAGCGCTGGGTGGTGGATAACGACCTGCCGTGTGACGGGTGCGCGTTGGGCCAAGCGGCGCGGCTACCGTCATCGTGGGCGTGTGACACCTGTCGGCATGGGCAGGGGGGGATGTGCACGCTCACGCGCGAGGCGCAGCCGGTGGCGGGGCGCTGCTGCCACTGGCAGATGGTGCCGCGTGCGGAGCGCATGCTGGTGCTGGGGGATGACCAGCTCGCGCCGTGGCTGCGCGGGGTGGGTGGGGTGGCGGCGGTGTTTTTGGCCTCGCCAACCGCGCCGCCGCTCCAGCGGGATGCGGCGGGCCAGGTGGTGGTCGCGCTGGATGACCTGAGCGTGCCGCTGGTGTATGGGGTCGCGGCGGCAGGGTGGGATGCGGCGCTGGGCTGGGGTGCGGATGCCCCTGCGCTGGGCTGGGAGCCGCCGCTGGACGCGGTGCGGCAGCAGGCGATTAGCGCGTTGCTGGACGCGCTGGAGGTGGTGAACCCGTCCCCGCTCGGCGTGGCGCTCACGCATCTGCATGAGGCGCTGGCCCAGGCGACCGTGCCGCTGCCTGCGGGGTGGGCGGCGCTCGTGGCGGACCTGCTGGCGCTGGGGCAGGAGCGCGCGGTGGGCGATGCGGCCCTGTTGGCGCAGCTGGCGGCGGTGGCCCGCGTGGCGGCTAGGACGACGGAGGAGACACGGCCATGCTGATCGCGCTGGCGGGGAAGGGGTCGAGCGGGAAGAGCACGCTGGCGGCGGTGCTGGTGGACGCGCTGGCGGCCCAGGCCGGGGTGCGATCGCTCATCGTCGATGCGGACCCGCACCAGAGTTTGTGTATGCTGATGGGGGTTCAGCCGCCGCATACCTTAGGCACGCTGCGCAGCCAGTACGAGCGGGCGCTCATCACGGGGCGGGACGCAGCGCTGCGCCCGGATGAGGGCCGGGTGGCGTTTGCAGAGCGGCTGCTGGGAGAGGAGGCGCTCGTGTGTGGGTCGCGGCGGGACGTGCTGGCGCTGGGTCGGTGGGAGCTGGCGGGGAGCCAGTGCACGCCGAACCGAGTGCTGGGCTACGCGCTGGAGCAGCTGGTGCCGCGCTACCCGCTGACCCTCATTGACCACGAGGCGGGGATCGAGCCGATCGGGCGGTTTGGGACGGCCCTGGATCGGCTGCTGGTGGTGGCGACGCCGGAGGCGCTGAGCCTAGATGTGGCAGGGCAGATCCTGGCGCACGCCCGCGCAGTAGGGCGGACGGTGCGGGATGCGCAGCTCATCCTGAATCGGGTGAGGCCCGATGATCTGACCGATGAGACAGTGTTGGACGCACTCTGGCAGTTGGAGCGCTTGGGCATGCCGCTGGTGTTGACCTTGCCGGAGTCGCCCGCGCTCCAGCAGTGCAGTCGCCGACGGCTCGGCCCGCAGGCGCTTCCTGCGGATGAGCCGTGGCGACGGAAGCTCATGGCCGCGCTACCAAGGTTGCTCGGCTAGATCGACTCGACCATCGGCGCGATATGGTGGCGACCAGGGGCAACCCTCGGTCGCCACCGTGTGTTTTTGGGGGGATTTAGTACTTTTGCTAGCACCCCCCGGTACCTCAGCATGCAAAATTGATACTTAGCAGTGATTTTTTGGCGTTCTGGCTTGCTATGCTGGACGTGGCTGATAGAAAAGGAACGGATATGAACGTGATGCTATTGACTGATGGGCCAGGGCCATGGCAGGAGCGACTGGAGCAGGCGCAGCGGCCCGCGCGCGCGGTATGGCGCGTTGGGCGGAAAGATGGGAGCGGGTGGGAGCGGGTGGGGCCGGGCGCAGACCCGTGGGAGACGCCAGCGGCGTGGGATATGTGTGTGATGGTGCAAGAGCGGCAGCGGCAGCATCTGCCGTTCATGCTGCGGACCGCACCCGAGATCCCCATCCTGCTGATCACACCGTGGGTGACGGCGGCGCAGGCGCAGGTGACGCGGATGCGCTGGGTGCGGGTGATTTGTCCGCCCCGGCACGCGGCGGAACCGGGGCGGTTGTCGGACCTGCTGGCGATGGTGGCGGCGCTGCGCGCGGGCGCGATCACGTTGGGAAATGACCCGACGGGGCGACACCCGCGCCGTCGGCAGCAGCCGAATGGGAGGTGCTATGTATACGGTGCGTGAGGACGAGCAGGCGGTGGTGACGGCGGTGGTGCGGTGGCTGGAGCAGAGCGCGGCGCGGCGGCGGGGGCTGGCCCCGACGGAGCCGTATCGGATGCAGCGGACCGACACGCTGAAGATGCTGATCGAGGCGGAGGAGGCCGGACGGGTGCTGCTCGGGCTGCTGGTGCAGCTGCCGCATGAGGGGGCGAAAGCGATGCTGGGCAGTTTGGTGACGACGATCCAGACGGTGGTGACGGTGTCGTGCAAGGACCACGAGGCCGCGCCGCTGATCACCTCACGGATGCAGCGGGTGGCGGTGTCGGCGGCGGGGGCGGTGCTGCTGCGGGACGCGCTGGCGATGTTGCTGATTGCGGCGCTGGATGACGATGCGGGGGAGTTGGAGGTGCGGCTGGAGCGGGCGGCGGAGGGGGCATGCCTGACGGTGGCGTGTGACCGACCGGGTATTCTGGACCCGGTGCCGCTGCTGGCGGCGCTGCGGGCGGAGGTCGAGGCCCACGGCGGGAGCTGGGTGGGCGGGCCGACGCCGTATGGGGTGATGCAGGAGCCGGTCGCGACCTATGACGAGATCTGGGCGGGCGAGCCGATCCCGTCGGGCGAGAGCTGGCAGGTGCAGGTGCGGATTGCCTAAGGGACCCATCCGGCTGGCAGTGGGCTGGCCGGTGGCCAGAGATGTGAGGACCAGATGCGAACATCGACGACATGGCTGGTGACGGCGGCGGCGGTAGTGGTGGCGGTGGTGGGGATGGTGGCAGCGCCCGTGCGGGCGGCGAACCCGGCCATCTTTGGGCGGCACTGGATCGACGCGAACTGCAACGGGGTGTATGACGATGGCGAGGCCCCGATCACGGGCGTGTCGGTGTACCTCTACCGCTTCGGGGCGGATGGGGTGCCATTCACCTCGGATGATCGCCAGCTCCATGTGCTTGGCCTGTACTACGGCGGGGCGAAGATGGGCTGGTATGAGGACGATGCCGACTCGTCGCGGATGCTGACGGATGAGCGCTACCGTCTGTCGATCCTCCAGGGTGGGCGGCCTGCGGGCTATATCCCGACGAAGTACCGCGCGGGGGACGACCCCAGCCGCTGGTCGTCGCTCCAGAGCAACTGGACGACGGGCGACCTGCCCAACAAGGGCTTTGCGATTGATCCCAACGCTAGTGTGACGGGCGGCAACATCGGCATCGCGCCGGAGAGCTGCACGGCGCAGTGGTACACCGAGCATGTGTACCTGCCGCTCACAACCAAGTAACCAAAAGGACATGGCAATGACACGTACACCGACGCTGCGGCGCTGGGGGGTAGGGCTTGGGGGGCTGCTGCTGGCCGCAGCGCTGACCCCCCAGGCGGCGGCCCCTCCGCTGGCCACGGCGCAGATTGACAACATGCAGCCCGCGCAGGCCTACGCCTCGGTGGTGGACTGCATCCGCTCGGGGGCAGATCAGGGCGCGATCTCATCATTTTCGCCGCGCTTTGTGACGACCTGCTACGCCTCGCGGCTCCATGAGGGCGGTTACAACGCGCCGGGTGGGGACGAGGGCAATGGGGATGCGGCAGCGACGGAGCGCTCGATTGTGGCGTTCGGGGATGCGACCCCGGACAACAGCGCTGACCTGTACGATAGCCCGACCAATGACCATGCGACCATGGCCACGGTGGGCGCGGTGGGGAGCACCTATGGCCTGGCCTACCAGACCGGGACGAACCCCGCCGCGCCCGCGCTGGCCCGCGCTAGGCGGCTCTTTGCCGGGGCCTACCACAAGCGGCTGACCCGCTTCGGATCGGGTGGTCCCGGTGCCATCTATGTGATTGATCGCGACGCCAGTACCACCGGCGTGTATGTGCAGATCCCGGCGGTGGTACCGGGGCCAGTGGGCGCGCCGGGGGACGCGGGCGACGGCAGCCTGGCGCGCTTCCCGAACGACCCGGCGGGCAACAACGCGTTCACGCCGGAGATGGGCGGCCTGCACCGCTCGGGGGATGACGACCACGAGGAGGGCTATGTCGGCAAGGCGGGCCTGGGCGATGTCGAGCTGGACGCCCAGGAGCGCTACCTCTACACGGTCAACCTGAATACCCGCAAGGTCATCCGCATCGACACGTGGTCGGCCTCTCCACAATCTACCCTGACCACCATGGCCGACCCGCTGGCGCTGAACCCCTGCGCCAGCCAGGGCGGCAGCGGCAACTACCGCCCGTTCGGCCTCATGCTCACCTCCAGCGCGCTCTACCTGGGCGCGGTCTGCTCGGGGGAGAATGGCGGGGACGTGGCCATGCGCGTGGACCGGCTCGACCTGGGCACGAACAGCTGGTCGAACGCGCTGGGCACATCGCTGAGCGCGTATGCGGCGCAGCGCGGCACCTGGAACGGCTACAACCTGGCCTGGAATGCCTGGGCCTCGAACGGCGGCACGACCTACAGCGCGCCGCAGCCGATGGTGGCGGGCCTGGCCCTGGATGAGGCGGGGAACCTGCTGATCGGCCTCCGCGATCGCTACGGCGACCTGTCCTCGAACGGGCGCTATGTGGGCGGGGAGAGCCAGGGCGCGAGCCAGGGCGATCTACTGATCGCGCCATCCAACGGCGTGGGCGGCTGGGGCGCGCCGCAGAGTGGGGCCGGTGAGACCTTCGACGACGGGACCAGCGCGCAGGGCAGCTACCCCAGCGGCTGGCTGCATGGCGAGTCCACCTGGGGCGCGCTCGACTACGTGCCGGGCACACACGCGGGCGGCTACGGCGGCGAGGTGATCGCGACCGCGATCTCGCCCTACCGCTCGAACGCGGGCGGCACCGCCTGGTGGAATACGTCGTCCGGCGGCGCGGCCACGGCGCGCGAGGAGCTGTATCAGACCAACTCCTCGGACAAGAACACCTTCCAGAAGGCCGCCGGGCTGGGCGACCTGGAGCTGCTGTGCGCCTGGCGCGTGATCGGCGACCGGGTGTGGTTCGACGCCAACGGCAACGGCGTGCAGGACGCGGGCGAGAACGACATCAACGGCGTTCCGCTGCAGCTGCTGGATGCCAGCGGGAACGTGATCGCGAACGTGACCACCGGCAGCGTGGGCGGGATGAGCGGCAACTACCGCTTCTACGTCGATCCGTTTGCGACCTACACGGTGCGCGTGGACGGCTCGGCGGCGGCGCTGGACGGCCTGTCGCTGACCACGCCCAACGCGGGCGGGAACGACGCGACCGACAGCGACGCGGACACCCAGGGCCGGATCGCCATCCCGACGGCGGGCAACCACGACATCAACCTGACCTACGACGCGGGCTATGTGGATGGTGCGAATGTTCGCGTGCAGAAGACCGGCCCCGCGCTCGCGCTGCGGGGGGAGGCCGTGACCTACACGATTGTGGCCACGAACGACGGCCCGGCCTCCGCTACGAACGTGCGTGTCACCGATACGCTGCCCACGGGCCTGACCTACAGCGGGGCCACGCCCGCGCCGACCAGCACCAGCGGCCAGGTGCTGACTTGGAACCTGGGCACCATGGCTGCCGGAACCTCGACGACCATCACGGTGGTGGCGACCGTCGGCGCAGCATCGCTGGGCAACTACACCAATCGGGCCGACATCACCACCGACACGCCGAACGACACGCCCGGCGATAACACCACCACGACCACGGTGCAGGTGGTGCGGCCCAGCCTCTCGATCACCAAGACCGGCCCGGCGGTGGCGGCGGCGGGCAGCCAGCTGGCCTACACGCTGGCCTATCAGAACAGCGGCGACGCGGTGGCGTCGAACGCGACCGTCGTCGATACGCTTCCTGCTGGGACGAGCTACCTGAGCGCCAGCCCCGCTCCGACCAGCGTGAGTGGCCAGACGATCACCTGGAATCTGGGCACGCTGGCGGTGGGGGCCAGCGGGACGATCACGGTGCAGGTGCGGGCCTCGGCCAGCCTGGCCGACGGCAGCGCCGTGACCAACAGCGCGCAGATCACGACCACCACCAGCGGCGATCCGCCGGGTGATAACACCACGACCACCACGACCCAGATCCGGCGGGCGGACGTGGCCATCCAGAAGACCACGACCACGACCTTCCCGGTCACAAGCGGCACCAGCGTGACCTACTACCTCGACTATAGCAACCGGGGCGGGGTCGCGGCGGCGAATGTGACGATCGCGGACACCGTGCCGTCGCAGATCACCGGCGTGACCTGGGCCTGCGAGACGGGGTGCAGCGCGTCGGGCAGCGGCAACGCCATCAGCA
This Chloroflexia bacterium SDU3-3 DNA region includes the following protein-coding sequences:
- a CDS encoding DUF11 domain-containing protein, which codes for MTRTPTLRRWGVGLGGLLLAAALTPQAAAPPLATAQIDNMQPAQAYASVVDCIRSGADQGAISSFSPRFVTTCYASRLHEGGYNAPGGDEGNGDAAATERSIVAFGDATPDNSADLYDSPTNDHATMATVGAVGSTYGLAYQTGTNPAAPALARARRLFAGAYHKRLTRFGSGGPGAIYVIDRDASTTGVYVQIPAVVPGPVGAPGDAGDGSLARFPNDPAGNNAFTPEMGGLHRSGDDDHEEGYVGKAGLGDVELDAQERYLYTVNLNTRKVIRIDTWSASPQSTLTTMADPLALNPCASQGGSGNYRPFGLMLTSSALYLGAVCSGENGGDVAMRVDRLDLGTNSWSNALGTSLSAYAAQRGTWNGYNLAWNAWASNGGTTYSAPQPMVAGLALDEAGNLLIGLRDRYGDLSSNGRYVGGESQGASQGDLLIAPSNGVGGWGAPQSGAGETFDDGTSAQGSYPSGWLHGESTWGALDYVPGTHAGGYGGEVIATAISPYRSNAGGTAWWNTSSGGAATAREELYQTNSSDKNTFQKAAGLGDLELLCAWRVIGDRVWFDANGNGVQDAGENDINGVPLQLLDASGNVIANVTTGSVGGMSGNYRFYVDPFATYTVRVDGSAAALDGLSLTTPNAGGNDATDSDADTQGRIAIPTAGNHDINLTYDAGYVDGANVRVQKTGPALALRGEAVTYTIVATNDGPASATNVRVTDTLPTGLTYSGATPAPTSTSGQVLTWNLGTMAAGTSTTITVVATVGAASLGNYTNRADITTDTPNDTPGDNTTTTTVQVVRPSLSITKTGPAVAAAGSQLAYTLAYQNSGDAVASNATVVDTLPAGTSYLSASPAPTSVSGQTITWNLGTLAVGASGTITVQVRASASLADGSAVTNSAQITTTTSGDPPGDNTTTTTTQIRRADVAIQKTTTTTFPVTSGTSVTYYLDYSNRGGVAAANVTIADTVPSQITGVTWACETGCSASGSGNAISIAIGTLAAGATGRVRVTGTATTALAREDFTNTATIRTDTPETDTSNNTSAVPGAVWTSDVQLIKQMPPTAAAGAVFTATLTYQNSGPAPAAGVQLVDTLPTGTSYLSATLTPTSISGQTLTWNLGTLAAGTRGTITLTLRSDAALAAGTAITNTGKVTTTTPDRTPGNNTSTSTTILVTRADLAIQKTGPAQVTAGDDLDYTLSYRNSGPSLARGVVITDTLPSDLTFVRAVPAPTTNAQGVAMWAVGDLAPGASGVITVTMASDYDQLEATRAVTNTVAVGSPTPDPTPGNNTSTHTVAVETADLVVEKTMPATVMPGDSLVATLAYRNDGPAPATRVVLRDVAPEGLTVVATDPVATGPGLRWSLDLLPPGASGVVTVTFLVAPTAAPGTVYRNQAIISTPTADRDPTNDSDWSESRVIPRPITAVTLAYLMVACQADGNQVRWGTTAEQQTDHFRVERTTSASANGAKVIGTASSQGSRGGDYALWDRPPPEGRVYYWLIEVDANGREQRYGPVPSQTTTATTQIYLPLVQR
- a CDS encoding molybdopterin-dependent oxidoreductase; translation: MMYQPQPPWPRRQFLRTLVLLGGLTACQPSQPPAPVTLIRPRTLAQTPSLPPPHDPVVLSVTGRIGVTNRADRLDLDLTTLEQLALYAYTTYDAGIRRRAAYQGVLLSDVLQLAGMAADATTLQASALNDYVTDIPLTALQWPVMLATFRDGQRMPIAEKGPIEIVFPADSFAIDPAVWDPKWVWMLRTLDVR
- a CDS encoding response regulator transcription factor, which encodes MSDRISVLLVDDHALFRSGLRSLLQFYEDIVVVGEASHGDAALACLPSLAPAVILMDVDMPGSGGIAATATIRVSFPTCRVLLLSGHRRFAVAGLQAGARGYVLKDADEDIIIHAIRTVHAGGVYLQPDIQMTVADGLQDGGAWVLSDREVAILRLLASGEGSRAIGDALGLSEHRIKQCIGTILEKLGARDRAHAVAIALRAGRI
- a CDS encoding LysR family transcriptional regulator is translated as MTGMQTQLALVTQRPGMKARYAAAGVAVAVYPVQEGGHWPRIPDELPIVLDTVGMPPELLIQLLAWVPDTLVVIAVPEALLTLRLLAMSQDVQLVLPDDPNALRQCQRVVPNLIPGGQMGWMIPPPLALAPQPDRLRVLAALRVLAALREAQTMQAAAKRRGVSKATLSRQLAALRAALGLPPGREKRDRPSVHAAQILEWLAQGCERELAA